One Carya illinoinensis cultivar Pawnee chromosome 5, C.illinoinensisPawnee_v1, whole genome shotgun sequence genomic window, tatttaaatatattttcgcTCATTTTCTAACTTCAAAAAATTTCTCGCTCAATAgacaacaaaaaacaaattgagTTATATCACTAAGCTGTTGTAATGTTCgtaactcaacttaaaattaattttttcttttaacatttttccATACGTTACTTtctaaaattcataataataccACAACCAAAAAAGAATCGGCCGAACATATTTAactaaatatatttctttttaaatggatacatataaggcaatattcAGATCTAAGATTGAATGTGTTTGTtgttaaacataaaaatttttatttataatttataaataatttttgatataaaagtataatatttttatatataatatttaaacacgACAAAGCatccataaaattaaattaaaatttaaatcgatattaattttcatacaaactataaatataaagtAGGGTTAtcattttgtctaaaaaaacaaaaaacaactaTTCCAACcacatttttatataaatagtaaaagCCTGAACTTACAACAAATTTAAGacagaaaaaaaatttttgaaaaataattttcaagaaaaataaattttcaaatctaaaatgtCACTATCTAAAAAACAAGTTTAAcgtgcaacaaaaataaaaaacaagtttaacttgcaacaaaaataagcttaacatataacaaactttagacaaataaaaacaaattttgaaaaaaaaatttggagaaaaataaattttcaaaaatgcaaAATGTGAATTTCAGATAAACTATTCacaatttaaaacattttgaataattattttttttaaaaaaatatttccgtACTTTTAGTTTAAATTAGTATATATCAAAACAATTTATATGTTACAAGTAAAATGAAGGatttaactttttgaaaaaaaaaaaaagttgagaatgtgatatggtataaaaataatcttcaaaCCAATGAAATTTATTAACAACAAAATGTATTCAAAAGTAAAGGGAtggcaaaaaaattaaattctattctaaaagttatttttatattttttgacgggtctaaaaattgaaaatattaatttaagaaaacttAAATTAtcttttcaatatttaattcttaaaaattaattctcattaataaatttttataagctaaagttttatttctaaaaaaaaatttaattaataaaaatataaaatgtactaattactatacttatcaacttatcaaaacttataaaaaaataattatcttcTCTGTATGTTTCTTTGTATGTTTTTGTCttataatatttcttcaatgttttttttaaaaacaagcactttcaaaattaaaaagttattatttattcagacaaatatcaaatattaattgtaaaaaaggttattattcttttagaatttcaattggtaccaaaaagataaaaatatgaattttaataacaagttgttatatatttgaaagttatatttaattcaattaataaaattgaattctaaattttattttataatgtttttgtgtgaaaaataggaaatatattttttaagtcaAAGGAGAAAAGTCAACAGCAGCaattattgggaaaaaaaagttgtaagtgATTCTttataatgtaaaaaaaaatcatgatatatttttttacttctataatatttttgtttctcaAGCTGTTACaatcttttaaattattgctTCTCATATCATATACTAATATTTTAGAATTGTCTATCATAATAGAGTTTACTCTTGCCTTCATTATTGATGTGCAATTTTTTTAGCCTCCAATTTTTTTGCttgatttgagatgagcattactttttttaattaaattataaaatatttattcaattcataaaattaaacaaatttttactataacataacatttaaaaaaatgtgattgaAGCATTTCAACAAGATTCAAGAAAAAAGATGTTATACAAAGATTTGCCTGAAGAAAAAAAAGCAGAAATTCGTCGAAAAGCTAGAGAAAGATATGCTCAGAAAAAAGCTGCGAAGAGTAGTTTGATTGGGCCAATAAATTTAGAGCCATCCAACATAGATCAAGTCATTACATCTATTGATGGAACATCCAATGATTATCAGTCACAGATCTGGAATGCCGAAAATTGTAATTTCCAACAGACACAACTGAAAAGATGTCGTATTTCTGTTATTAACAACAACAGTGATGGAATTTCTTCCTTGCAAGGAGCATCTGTTTCTACAGACATCAATCTCTCCATGACAGATTCAGATGAAtctacattttcaaattctatgtCAGACTCTTTGATGATTCTAAATTCATATTTAGATTCATCCAATGAAAGTTCAACAAATGCACAGATTCAAACACAAATATCTGAACATTTAACAATCCAACaggtttaatatttttttcactatTCTGTTTCTTATTTTGTcatattctttttatcaaaGAATGATCTTCTCACCCAAATAGGATCCTTCTATTTTGCAAGTACAATCAGCTTTTCAAAGGACCTTAACGACGACATATTTaggtaagttaaaaaaaaacaaattttatttttttaaacattttatcctaattcctttttttttcaattttaagataataatttaacaattattattttatcaactctaaacaattttcttttattatattttttaatcaacttAATAGGTACAAGAGGTCGTCGCTCTTTTACACATAGGCATATATTACAAAATGTTCCATTTGAAGCTTCTTTCTTACCAAATATGCCATCTTGTAGACATtgtaaaggaaagaaattttTCCATGAAACCAACAACTTCTGCTGTGCTGATGGATCAATCTCTTTGGCAACAAATGTTGTTCCTGAACAACTGTATAGACTGTTTGTTTCAAACGATCCTAAGTCTATCCAATTTCAGACATACATTCGAACATACAATAATAAATTTGCTTTTACATCTTTTGGAGTTAAATTTGATAGAAATTTTAATCAGAGAAACAGAGGTATCTATACATTTCGAGTTCAAGGTCAGATCTATCATTATCTTTCTGATTTAATTCCTTCAAACGGTCGGCCTTCaaatttatagttatatttctatgaTATTGAACATGAATTCGAAAATCGTATTGTTGATTCAACAAGAATGGATCCATCAATTATTGCACAGTTCATGGATATTCTTCGTGTCAATCCATATTGTACATTTTTTCGTTCTCTTGGAGATCTACCAAGTTTGGAATATCAAAAAATACGCATCAGATTTGATCCTGGTTTAGATCAACGAGTATACAATGCTCCTACATCATCAGAAGTTGCAGCAATTTGGGTTAAAGATGACACTCTAGAGCAAGTAACACCTCGTGACATCTTTGTTTATAACCATGTTGGTGGAAGTCACatagttcaatattattttggatcTTATGATCCACTTCAATATCCACTGTTATTTCCTTTTGGCGATATTGGATGGCATCAAGGTCTACAAAGAATCAACAGACGAGGAGTATCTATATCTAATTATACTCATGCTGCACAATCAATTGATCTACACCAATCAATATCTGTAGAAGAATTACTTAGACGAGAATAGCAAGGTTATATACACCActctaaataatttatatatttcatctacaatttatatattaaaatatataaattactaaatttttaACTATGATTTTCTGTAGTGTTGAGGAGAAACAGAAAAGATCCATTTGTTTCATGCCGTGAATACTATTGTTATAAATTACAAATCAGAGAAGATGTGAATTCAATTCTTCTACTGTCTGGTCGATTGTTTCAACAATTTGTTGTCgatacatatattaaaattgaaacatcAAGATTAGATTATTTTCGCAGAAATCAACAACATATTCGATCTGAATTGTATCAAGGCATTGTGGACAGTATCAGTGTTGGAGAAACAAATGCTTCTAGAATTGGAAAACGCTTGATTCTACCATCATCTTTTATTGGAGGTCCAAGAGATATGCAAAAAAGATACATGGAAGCAATGACTTTAGTTCAACGGTATGGAAAACCAGATATCTTTCTAACAATTATATGCAATCCAAATTGGAAAGAAATCTCAGCAGAGTTGAAACCACATGAAGAGACTCAAAATCGTCCTGATTTAATAGCTCGAATCTTCagagcaaaattagaagaattgaaGCATCAACTATTCAAACGagagatatttgaaaaagtttcagCGTATGTTTATGTCATTGAACATCAGAAAAGAGGACTTCCGCATGCACATTTTTTGATCATCTTACATCGAGATTGGAAATTATATGCACCAGAATCTTTTGATCAGATTGTTTCTGCAGAATTACCTGACAAAGACAAGAATTTGCATCTATATACAGATGTTATAAAACATATGATGCATGGACCGTGTGGAGCCTTGAATCCAACAAATGTGTGCATGAAAAAGAATGGTCATTGCAAGAATAATTATCCAAGACATTTCGTGCCAAACACAACCATTGGGAATGATTGTTTTCCAATATATAAACGATCTGATGATGGAAGAACTGTGAAAATTAGAGGTCATGATTTAGATAATCGTAGGGTTGTTCCATACAATTCTTATTTGCTTGCAATGTTTGACTGTCATATTAATGTAGAAACTTGTTCTACAATAAAGGCAGTTAAATAtctttacaaatatatttacaaaggtCATGACCGTGTTGCCTTTAATTTGGTTTCTGAACAACCAAATCAACAAATTGATGAAATTCAACAATTCCAATCAGCTCGATGGATTGTTCCGCCAGAAGCAATGTGGAGAATATACGGATTTATTATCAATGAAGTACATCCAGCAGTTTACAGCTTGCATTTACATCTTGAAAATCAGCACCAAGTAACATTTCCAGCACATGAAAACTTGAACAATGTGATCAATTCTGATCTTTATGCAAAATCAATGTTAACAGAATTCTTTTCAACAAATCGAGTTGATGAAAATGCCAGAAAGTTGTTGTATAAAGAATTtccagaattttatgtttggagtCAACAATACAAAATGTGGACAGTTCGAAAGAAACAGATTGTTATAGGCCGAATTGTGACAACAAATCCTTCTGAAGGTGAAAGATATTATTTGCGAATTCTATTAAATCATATAAGAGGTCCTTTATCATTTGATGACCTCAAAACAGTCAATGGTGTTTTGGTCACTACATTTCGTGAAGCTGCTACAATGCATGGTTTATTAGAAAGAGATGACAGTGTAGAAGAATCTTTACAAGAAGCATCTCTATATCAAATGCCTTCTAATTTGCGTCAGCTATTTGCAACTATCTTGGTCTACTGTAATCCAACAAATCCAAGATATCTTTGGGAACATTTTGAACAAGACATGTCATCTGATTTTCAATTAACTGAAGATTCTCAATCAAATGTGAGAATGCAAGTTTTACGCTCCATCTCCATGACACTTGAATCAATGGGTAGAGACATTAATTCATTCCAACTTCTTGATCGAAACATTcattttgatgaagatgaatTTTTGTCCAGAGAGATTGATGATGAACTAGCTGTTTTTATTCCAGAAGAAGATCTCACTGCATCAACACTACTTAATCGAGAGCAACAAATTGTTTACAGTTTGGTTCTAGAAAAGATTTTCTCAAATCAAAGTGCTGCATTTTTTATAGATGGGCCTGGCGGAACTGGAAAGACATTTTTATACAAGGCACTTCTTgcaacaataaggtcaagacattTAATTGCTCTTGCAACTGTTTCATCTGGTGTAGCTGCATCAATTCTACCTGGAGGTCGAACAACACATTCACGATTTAAAATACCTCTAGACAATAACAAAAATTCCATATGCAGTGTTAGCAAACAAAGTGGACTCGCAAAACTGTTACAAATAACAAAATTGATTATATGGGATGAAGCTCCTATGTCAAGAAAAGAAGCAATAGAAGCATTAGACAGAATGTTGAAAGATGTCAATAATTCAGAACTATCTTTTGGTGGAAAAGTTGTTATATTTGGAGGAGATTTTCGCCAAATTTTACCTGTTGTTCCAAAAGGAACAAGACAGCAACAAATTGACGCTAGCTTGGTTTCTTCTTATCTATGgcccacattaaaaaaaattcgtcTAACTGAAAATATGCGCGCAAGATTGGATCCAGATTTTTCAAACTATATATTGGAATTAGGCAATGGAATGCCACCAATTACAATCGATGAACATGTCAAAATTCTTACAGCCATGTTAATTCCATATCAGAATGATACTGCTTCTTTGGATCAATTATTAGATActgtttttaatgatatttcagaATATTCGACAAATATTTCAAGCATGATGAACCGTGCCATATTGACACCGAAGAACAGTTATGTAGATGAGATAAACAATTTGTTGATACAGAGATTTCCAGGAGATATCATCAACTATTACAGTTTTGATGAAACAATTGATGCATCTGAACAAGCAATCATGGAAGATTTCTTAAATACATTGACTCCAAATGGATTCCCTCCACATCAACTATTGCTCAAATAGAATTGTCCTATCATGTTGCTTCGAAATATTAATCCTTCTGAAGGATTATGCAACGGAACACGGCTGATTTGTCGTAATTTTGATTATAACGTCATTCATGCAGAAATTGCAATTGGCCATCAAACTGGCAAAAAAGTTTTTATTCCAAGGATCCCTTTTTTGCCCAAATCTGATGAAAATAGTGATTTTCCATTCAAAAGAACTCAATTTCCTATCAGATTAAGCTTTACAATGAGTATAAATAAATCGCAAGGGCAAACGTtagattttgttggaatatatttaCCTTAGCCAGTTTTTTTCACATGGACAGTTATATGTTGCTTTATCAAGAGCGAAGACTATTTCTGCAGTCAAAATTTTAATACGACCAATCTCAATGGAAGAACTAGAGAATAATTctacaaaaaatattgtatatacaGAATTATTATCAATTGCAGCTTCCGATTGAAATTATACaggtaattaaatattaattttataatatatttttatctctaaaagtaaattataaattcatttttttatatttatttcattaatttgttgtttttatattgcatttttaataattttattttttatatgttacttttttattacaacACTTACACATTTTTCGTTGTTGTTGTAATTTGCAGCTTTTCAAGATGCGGCCAATTTTCACATCAATCAAAAATATTTCTCCAGCCGTAAAAAActggaaaatcaaaatgattgtcGCAGAAAAATCGCCCAAAAGAACTGGACAACACTCACCagtcaaataccaaaatttgacATTAATCGATCAAGAGGTATAATATCTATTTTTacaatttctcttttattacacaaatttaactaaatattaaaatatttatattttctattatttacattttcctcatatttaattctattttattttcaaatttatttttatttttttaaaaccaatcatttcaaaatcatttaaaaaaaattattataaaaaattcttacttaaattttttcatataatgcaGGGAAATCGGGTTCAAGCAACCATGTTTGGAACAGATATCGATTCAAGAAAAAATTCTCTGCATATCTTTCGGTCATATTATATCACAAATGCATTTGTCAAACCACTGGATCCTAAATTCAGAACA contains:
- the LOC122310265 gene encoding uncharacterized protein LOC122310265 — protein: MDPSIIAQFMDILRVNPYCTFFRSLGDLPSLEYQKIRIRFDPGLDQRVYNAPTSSEVAAIWVKDDTLEQVTPRDIFVYNHVGGSHIVQYYFGSYDPLQYPLLFPFGDIGWHQVLRRNRKDPFVSCREYYCYKLQIREDVNSILLLSGRLFQQFVVDTYIKIETSRLDYFRRNQQHIRSELYQGIVDSISVGETNASRIGKRLILPSSFIGGPRDMQKRYMEAMTLVQRYGKPDIFLTIICNPNWKEISAELKPHEETQNRPDLIARIFRAKLEELKHQLFKREIFEKVSAYVYVIEHQKRGLPHAHFLIILHRDWKLYAPESFDQIVSAELPDKDKNLHLYTDVIKHMMHGPCGALNPTNVCMKKNGHCKNNYPRHFVPNTTIGNDCFPIYKRSDDGRTVKIRGHDLDNRRVVPYNSYLLAMFDCHINVETCSTIKAVKYLYKYIYKGHDRVAFNLVSEQPNQQIDEIQQFQSARWIVPPEAMWRIYGFIINEVHPAVYSLHLHLENQHQVTFPAHENLNNVINSDLYAKSMLTEFFSTNRVDENARKLLYKEFPEFYVWSQQYKMWTVRKKQIVIGRIVTTNPSEGERYYLRILLNHIRGPLSFDDLKTVNGVLVTTFREAATMHGLLERDDSVEESLQEASLYQMPSNLRQLFATILVYCNPTNPRYLWEHFEQDMSSDFQLTEDSQSNVRMQVLRSISMTLESMGRDINSFQLLDRNIHFDEDEFLSREIDDELAVFIPEEDLTASTLLNREQQIVYSLVLEKIFSNQSAAFFIDGPGGTGKTFLYKALLATIRSRHLIALATVSSGVAASILPGGRTTHSRFKIPLDNNKNSICSVSKQSGLAKLLQITKLIIWDEAPMSRKEAIEALDRMLKDVNNSELSFGGKVVIFGGDFRQILPVVPKGTRQQQIDASLVSSYLWPTLKKIRLTENMRARLDPDFSNYILELGNGMPPITIDEHVKILTAMLIPYQNDTASLDQLLDTVFNDISEYSTNISSMMNRAILTPKNSYVDEINNLLIQRFPGDIINYYSFDETIDASEQAIMEDFLNTLTPNGFPPHQLLLK